A portion of the Oncorhynchus nerka isolate Pitt River linkage group LG27, Oner_Uvic_2.0, whole genome shotgun sequence genome contains these proteins:
- the bco1 gene encoding beta,beta-carotene 15,15'-dioxygenase isoform X1: MAYDYAKNIEERPDPVKADLKGNLPSWLQGTLLRNGPGIFSVGDTTYNHWFDGMALMHSFTFKDGEVIYRSRYLRGDTYKDNMAAKRIVVSEMGTMAYPDPGKNVISRVITFLNHTVPDFTDNCGNNFIRYGKDYYATSETNYIRKVDPVTLETQDKVDYMKYLAVNLVTSHPHYDKDGTAYNMGTSIAEKGKTKYTLFKVPDTTAGDKANASPALKNLEVICTVPCRSLLSPSYYHSFGMTDNYFIFIEQPFKLDILKMATAYMRGVNWASCLKFFPEENTLIHLIDRKTGKEVGIKYYTGAMIVYHHVNAFEEDGHVIFDVIAYEDPSLYNMFYLNVLKEQSKTSSMSVPKCKRFALPVQTDKGIDVGDDMVKLQYTTASAVKEKEGKLLCQPEVLCDSVELPRINYDFNGKKYRFVYMTCVAMTAVATKIMKLDIETKERTEWSEENCWPSEPVFIPRPNGEGEDDGVVLTTVINSNPGESGFILVLDAKSFKEIARAYMNAEIHMDMHGYFIPMEN, translated from the exons ATGGCCTACGACTACGCTAAAAACATAGAAGAAAGACCTGATCCAGTGAAGGCGGACCTCAAAG GAAACCTTCCAAGCTGGCTGCAAGGCACGTTGTTGCGCAATGGGCCAGGCATATTCTCAGTGGGGGATACCACATACAACCACTGGTTCGATGGGATGGCCCTGATGCACAGCTTTACATTCAAAGATG GTGAGGTAATCTACAGAAGCAGATATTTACGTGGAGACACATATAAAGACAACATGGCAGCCAAAAGAATTGTTGTGTCTGAAATGGGGACAATGGCCTACCCGGACCCAGGCAAAAACGTCATATCTAG GGTGATCACCTTTCTTAACCACACGGTCCCAGACTTCACTGACAACTGTGGCAACAATTTCATTCGATATGGGAAGGATTATTATGCAACCTCTGAAACCAACTACATCCGCAAAGTAGATCCTGTGACTCTGGAGACTCAGGACAAG GTTGACTACATGAAATACCTTGCTGTGAACCTGGTGACATCCCATCCACATTACGATAAAGACGGAACAGCCTACAACATGGGAACTTCAATAGCGGAGAAGGGAAAGACTAAATACACCTTATTCAAGGTTCCAGACACTACTGCGGGag ATAAGGCCAATGCTTCTCCAGCCTTGAAGAACCTTGAGGTGATCTGCACAGTGCCCTGTCGCTCCCTCCTCAGCCCCAGCTACTACCACAGCTTCGGCATGACTGACAACTACTTCATCTTCATTGAGCAGCCATTCAAACTGGACATCCTCAAGATGGCCACAGCATACATGAGAGGGGTCAACTGGGCTAGTTGTCTAAAGTTTTTCCCTGAGGAAAAT ACCCTGATTCACCTGATCGATAGAAAGACAGGCAAAGAAGTGGGCATAAAGTACTACACAGGGGCAATGATAGTGTACCATCACGTGAATGCCTTTGAAGAGGATGGTCATGTCATCTTTGATGTTATCGCCTATGAAGATCCCAGCTTATACAACATGTTCTACCTAAATGTGTTAAAAGAACAATCAAAGACCTCCTCAATGTCTGTGCCAAAGTGCAAAAGATTTGCCCTTCCTGTACAGACTGACAAG GGGATTGATGTTGGAGATGATATGGTGAAACTCCAATACACAACAGCCAGCGctgtgaaagagaaagagggtaAACTACTCTGCCAGCCAGAGGTGCTTTGTGACA GTGTGGAACTACCCAGGATCAATTATGACTTCAATGGCAAGAAGTACAGATTTGTCTACATGACTTGTGTTGCAATGACAGCAGTGGCAACTAAG ATAATGAAGTTGGACATTGAGACAAAGGAGAGGACTGAATGGAGTGAGGAGAACTGCTGGCCATCAGAGCCTGTGTTCATTCCAAGACCCaacggagaaggagaggatgaTG GTGTGGTCTTGACAACAGTCATCAACTCCAATCCAGGGGAATCTGGCTTCATCTTGGTGCTGGATGCAAAGTCTTTCAAGGAGATAGCTCGAGCATATATGAATGCAGAGATTCACATGGACATGCATGGATACTTCATCCCAATGGAAAATTAG
- the bco1 gene encoding beta,beta-carotene 15,15'-dioxygenase isoform X2, whose translation MAYDYAKNIEERPDPVKADLKGNLPSWLQGTLLRNGPGIFSVGDTTYNHWFDGMALMHSFTFKDGEVIYRSRYLRGDTYKDNMAAKRIVVSEMGTMAYPDPGKNVISRVITFLNHTVPDFTDNCGNNFIRYGKDYYATSETNYIRKVDPVTLETQDKVDYMKYLAVNLVTSHPHYDKDGTAYNMGTSIAEKGKTKYTLFKVPDTTAGALKNLEVICTVPCRSLLSPSYYHSFGMTDNYFIFIEQPFKLDILKMATAYMRGVNWASCLKFFPEENTLIHLIDRKTGKEVGIKYYTGAMIVYHHVNAFEEDGHVIFDVIAYEDPSLYNMFYLNVLKEQSKTSSMSVPKCKRFALPVQTDKGIDVGDDMVKLQYTTASAVKEKEGKLLCQPEVLCDSVELPRINYDFNGKKYRFVYMTCVAMTAVATKIMKLDIETKERTEWSEENCWPSEPVFIPRPNGEGEDDGVVLTTVINSNPGESGFILVLDAKSFKEIARAYMNAEIHMDMHGYFIPMEN comes from the exons ATGGCCTACGACTACGCTAAAAACATAGAAGAAAGACCTGATCCAGTGAAGGCGGACCTCAAAG GAAACCTTCCAAGCTGGCTGCAAGGCACGTTGTTGCGCAATGGGCCAGGCATATTCTCAGTGGGGGATACCACATACAACCACTGGTTCGATGGGATGGCCCTGATGCACAGCTTTACATTCAAAGATG GTGAGGTAATCTACAGAAGCAGATATTTACGTGGAGACACATATAAAGACAACATGGCAGCCAAAAGAATTGTTGTGTCTGAAATGGGGACAATGGCCTACCCGGACCCAGGCAAAAACGTCATATCTAG GGTGATCACCTTTCTTAACCACACGGTCCCAGACTTCACTGACAACTGTGGCAACAATTTCATTCGATATGGGAAGGATTATTATGCAACCTCTGAAACCAACTACATCCGCAAAGTAGATCCTGTGACTCTGGAGACTCAGGACAAG GTTGACTACATGAAATACCTTGCTGTGAACCTGGTGACATCCCATCCACATTACGATAAAGACGGAACAGCCTACAACATGGGAACTTCAATAGCGGAGAAGGGAAAGACTAAATACACCTTATTCAAGGTTCCAGACACTACTGCGGGag CCTTGAAGAACCTTGAGGTGATCTGCACAGTGCCCTGTCGCTCCCTCCTCAGCCCCAGCTACTACCACAGCTTCGGCATGACTGACAACTACTTCATCTTCATTGAGCAGCCATTCAAACTGGACATCCTCAAGATGGCCACAGCATACATGAGAGGGGTCAACTGGGCTAGTTGTCTAAAGTTTTTCCCTGAGGAAAAT ACCCTGATTCACCTGATCGATAGAAAGACAGGCAAAGAAGTGGGCATAAAGTACTACACAGGGGCAATGATAGTGTACCATCACGTGAATGCCTTTGAAGAGGATGGTCATGTCATCTTTGATGTTATCGCCTATGAAGATCCCAGCTTATACAACATGTTCTACCTAAATGTGTTAAAAGAACAATCAAAGACCTCCTCAATGTCTGTGCCAAAGTGCAAAAGATTTGCCCTTCCTGTACAGACTGACAAG GGGATTGATGTTGGAGATGATATGGTGAAACTCCAATACACAACAGCCAGCGctgtgaaagagaaagagggtaAACTACTCTGCCAGCCAGAGGTGCTTTGTGACA GTGTGGAACTACCCAGGATCAATTATGACTTCAATGGCAAGAAGTACAGATTTGTCTACATGACTTGTGTTGCAATGACAGCAGTGGCAACTAAG ATAATGAAGTTGGACATTGAGACAAAGGAGAGGACTGAATGGAGTGAGGAGAACTGCTGGCCATCAGAGCCTGTGTTCATTCCAAGACCCaacggagaaggagaggatgaTG GTGTGGTCTTGACAACAGTCATCAACTCCAATCCAGGGGAATCTGGCTTCATCTTGGTGCTGGATGCAAAGTCTTTCAAGGAGATAGCTCGAGCATATATGAATGCAGAGATTCACATGGACATGCATGGATACTTCATCCCAATGGAAAATTAG